In Monodelphis domestica isolate mMonDom1 chromosome 4, mMonDom1.pri, whole genome shotgun sequence, one DNA window encodes the following:
- the LOC100030141 gene encoding olfactory receptor 958-like: MEIKNHTVVTEFILLGIPHTEGQEQVLFVVFLIFYLCTLLGNLLILVAVMSDSRLHTPMYFFLCNLSVLDIGFSSVSTPKTLANLLVRNQVISLGGCISQVFFYHFLGSTECFLYTVMAYDRFAAICHPLRYTIIMNRRVCTLLAAATWFIASFHATVLTTLTFQLPYCGSNVVDYFFCDIFPVVKLACGNTLIIETVSFTNIGLVGMICFLLILASYIRIVIAILKMHSAEGRRKAASTCVSHLSVVTLFFGPCALIYTQPSLSEVLVTPVQIFGNIVTPMLNPTIYTLRNKDVKGALKKLAGAQVTSEGGH, from the coding sequence ATGGAGATAAAGAACCACACTGTAGTGACTGAATTCATCCTGCTTGGCATCCCACACACAGAAGGGCAGGAACAAGTGCTCTTTGTTGTCTTCTTGATCTTCTACCTTTGTACCCTGCTGGGGAACCTTCTGATCCTTGTGGCGGTGATGTCTGATTCCCGTCTCCACACTCCTATGTATTTCTTCCTGTGTAATTTATCTGTTCTAGATATTGGCTTCTCCTCAGTCAGTACTCCCAAGACGTTGGCAAACCTTCTTGTGAGGAATCAAGTCATTTCTTTGGGTGGCTGTATTTCCCAAGTCTTCTTCTATCATTTCTTGGGCAGTACAGAGTGCTTTCTGTATACTgtgatggcctatgacagatttGCTGCCATCTGCCATCCATTACGTTACACCATCATCATGAACCGCCGAGTATGTACTCTTCTGGCTGCTGCAACCTGGTTCATCGCTTCCTTCCATGCCACTGTCCTTACCACACTAACTTTCCAACTGCCCTACTGTGGTTCCAATGTAGTGGATTACTTCTTCTGTGACATCTTTCCTGTGGTCAAGTTAGCCTGTGGCAATACCCTTATCATTGAGACAGTGAGCTTTACCAATATAGGTCTTGTAGGTATGATATGTTTCCTCCTGATTTTGGCTTCCTACATCCGCATTGTCATTGCTATCCTGAAGATGCATTCAGCTGAGGGCAGGCGCAAAGCAGCATCCACCTGTGTATCCCACCTCTCTGTTGTCACTCTGTTTTTTGGACCCTGTGCCCTCATCTACACCCAGCCATCTCTGAGTGAAGTGCTAGTCACTCCTGTTCAAATCTTTGGTAACATTGTCACCCCCATGCTTAATCCCACAATCTATACCCTTAGGAACAAGGATGTCAAGGGAGCATTGAAGAAACTGGCTGGGGCACAGGTCACTTCAGAGGGAGGCCATTAG